Genomic segment of Triticum aestivum cultivar Chinese Spring chromosome 6A, IWGSC CS RefSeq v2.1, whole genome shotgun sequence:
aacagccctacgtctcgtgctccggagaggctttgttttatctgagtatgtatccgAAGATTACAATGTGTAtttgagagagagagcgagagaagagCGGATCTCATGTCTAAGCcatgtcctgagactaatggttgGAAATagggagaggtggaagaaaaaagcccccctagtctagtggtgggggtggcttatatagagcgcgccaccccctcacctcctatgttacaaagtggggcatgaatgtcataatgccagcccactaccaagccctcactatgagagtgatgccgactgctttgctgcctgctggtcttcgtatatccgagtgagtcgtacggtcgagtggtgaactgtcatccaaGTGGATGGTATGctgattggtcgagtggatagtatgctgcttgtccgagtggataatatgtctgtatgaaatttatctggacTCACATGTTGTGTAGACCCCATACTTCATGATATTTTGACCCTtcatgggcctacctgttatgtgtatccccaacaacGGCCTCATGCAATCTTCAAATTCAGCCAGGATCACTGCATGCCGACTCACATGCCACGGAGATCCATCACGCACGCGATCACAATCACGGCTATTCTCAAACTCCGCAACAAAGGTATTCTCCCCCACCGGCTTGAAGAACAGTCCCCTAGGGTTTCCTCAGGCCGGCCTTAGCGCGTTTGTATGTGGAGCACCTTACGATGCAGAACCTTGCCAGCGATCGCACACTTCTGCTGGACTCCATCATCGATATCATCCACCACTAGAGGGGTGGCTTCTTCCTCCATGAGATCCAGCTTTCCCATTGCCTCCTCCATCCGTGCCCTTGCCGCACGAGGCGACTGCTGCCCCCTTGCGCTGCTGCTTGGATCCGTAGACGTAGCCATCAGCGGACCAACGAGAGATGCACCCCGCCGACGAAGGTCGACGAGCGCCGCTTTTCCACTGAAACCCTAATCGCCTCCGCAGGGGCTCCTAGTTTTTCGGGAAACCCGGGTGACCCTCACAGCTATTCGCCAGGCACGTAATAGTGGTGGCGGACTCTGAGAATACCTTAGCTGGGTGTAATTACCACGCTCACGTAATTAATGATAAACCCAAGGGATAATACGAACACCGTATATGATTCCATTGCACGGTCGGAGTCGGATACGGAAACCGAATCCCGTACGTGTGTGGTGTGGTGATCGATGGTGTCCGTCACCGATTCGTATCGAGTGGGTACGTAAGTCTACCTACCTTTTTATACTCCGCGGCTCCGTCTATATAGACACACACAAGGGAAGGTACTACACGTTCGCTGGAAAATACTCTAGAATCGATCAGAAAACTAGCTGTGTTTTCTCCATCGTCCAGCCGAGAGGAGGCTATGAAGATCCGGCATGCGCTCACCCAATCCGTCACCTTCCTCGGTACATATATAGGCCTCTTTTTTCAGTGTTCTTCAGCGTTGATATTTTGCTTCtgtctgttcttcttcttcttgaagaatttTTAATTAAATTTGGAATGCAGTTATGGTCGTTGCATTGTTGGTGCTGGTGCCCGAGGGAATAATGCTAGTGACGGGTGTCAAGACACCGGCGATGGCCGTTTTGTCGGAAAGTATGGAGCCTGGAATTAAAAAGGTACGTGATACAATTTGTTTTTAAATGTGGGCTTCAGTTTGTTGCCCCCTTTGATTTCGACCGACATATTGATAAATGCATGCATGGAATATGTGCTTATTTTGCAGGGTGATATGGTGTTTGTGCACAACATGAGCAATGAACCTTTCCACGTAGGAGAGATCATTCTTTTCAAGGTTGATGGCTTTGAACATCCAGTTGTCCATCGCGTGATCAAGGTAACAGCAAGCCCTCTAGTGATACACACCAATCAAATCATTAAAAGTTTATATGTCATGTTTTGTTTGCCTTGAGAATAATCTTCTCAAATTATTCTAGGTTCACGAGCATCGAGATACTGGAGAAATCCGAATACTCACCAAAGGGGACAACAATTCAGTGGATGACCGATTTCTCTATGCGAGTGGGCAGCTTTGGCTTCAACCGCATGATATTATTGGACGGGTTGCAGGGTGGGTTGTTCTCTTATCATGTGTCTACTATCAAATTTGGACATGTATTAATATGGCTGTATATATACCTTGCTCTACCGTTTCAATTGATTAATGTCTTTGCATTGTTAATTTTGTGTTTTATCCAATGCTAACAGCTACCTGCCATATGCTGGATGGCCTACTGTCTTCATCAGTGAATCTTATAAGGTACGCAAGCACACATTGTATTATGGTTAATTTCTGTATATGCCATTGTTTATTTAATTAAATACTCACACAGGGTCTCTCTTTTCCTTCTAATGAAAGATGTTGCTGAATGGTCGAAGCACTACAACTCCTGAAGTATACTGGGTAACAATGTAACCGCGGCAGATTCATGTGGGTTGTCTCCATAATGTCTTGTTAGGGGTTAAAGAATGCATGAAGCGACGAAGAGTATGTAAAAGATGTATCATTATCATAGTCTCCACAACATAGTAATCGAGCTCCATCCGTCTTGTTGAAGTCATTTTCTATAGCACGGTCGACAAGATTTCTTTTTTCGAGAACGCGCAAAAGTCTTACATTTCTTTGCACGATCGACATGATTCTAACTCCTTCTTTGAAAGGTAGATTTTGATGAAACATGTTGTTAGAtgtattcttcttcttttttgacaaagggtgaattttattgactcaaaacaAAGTATTATGTGGATACAAAAACAATGAACACACACTGCATTGGCAACGACGAGTGTGAGTAGCCATCGAAGGGTCAGTACACCCTGGTCGGAGAGCAGATGGCGGTTGCAGGACGTTGGATCTGAGGGACGAGTTGGAGGCACCAAGGTGAGGCAGCGCACGTCCTTGCTGTCACCCTCCACTGTGGGGCCCGAGGGCCTCCTTCAAGAACGGTGAGGGAGGGAAGCTGTGGTAAAGGCCTCTAGGAGTGGCAGCGGCCTCCGTAGTCGCCCACGAGCGACCCAGGAGGCAGTTTAGGTCGTGTATTGGGAGGCAATTCACATATAGAGCAGAAGAGAAGCAATTATTTGCTACGTGCTATGGACTCGGTCTTTGCTTTTTTTAGCTTAAGACCCACCTTTTTTAATGTATAAAACTCGCCAAGGTCGACTTTAGAAGCATTAAGACAAATCTTATGTCCACTTTAAAAACGCCTACATCAAATCAGTCTTGCGTATCTTTTTGTGGGCAAATTTTAATATGGGACACTCTTATCTTCTTTTTACATGAGAGATAAGAGTATATAATAGATCTGAGCTTGTGGATCCAAGATGAATTTAATGAAACACGAGAATCTCACTCTTGAACAACCATCGTTAAAAAAATACATTTGGATCGAAATAGAGCTACAAGAATAATGATAAACTTTAGAAGAAACAAAAGAATCTAAAATAAATACTTAGTGAGAGCACGAATATTCATATTGTCAAACTAACTGATCACTCGTCAGACCAGGTAACATCCTGCAAACCGATGTTCTGGTCGAGGCCCGGGGCATCCCACACCGCCAGCGAGGTGTCCACGACGTTGTAGGCGCATGGCTCCTCGTAGTTGTGCTCGGCATCACAACCGTGGACGGAGTCGCACTCGTCCACCACCTTTAAAAATGCAGGAATAAGAAAAACATAAGATTGAAATGTCATGTTCATCTCAATCCTACAAGTTTTGggttgtttgattgcatcataggaaaaacatataattctttcaaagaggtttgagtggatgctaGAAATTCTATGAACATAGTAtaaaaaaactttagaaaaaattCCTATAAGATTCAATcttatgaatcaaacaaccaatatAGAAAAAGtttctaaggattctaatccttcaaaaaTTCCTTGTAAAGTGGGGCAAATCATCTAATCCCCCCATCCTGGCACACCTACCCACTGTAGTGATTTTGGGTGCATCCGAACCAGAGCACCGAGTCGCCCCATCTCCTGGTGATTTCACTGCATGACTCCCTTCGATATCGTATTTGCTATATACTAGTGGTTGGACGCCGCCATTGCGTATCGCTTGAGAGGAAGGTGTGTGCGCGTTTCTTCATCTTGAAGAAAAAAAAATATTCCCTTCATCTCAAAATTAGAAGAAAAAAACTCACATCAACCAACTAGCTTAAGAGGACAtctcgaaaagaaaagaaaaaaaaaccttaCTTCCATCTTAAAAGAAAAAAATCTCGAAAAGAAAAAAAGCCTCACTTCCGTCTTCCGAAAAAGAAAAAATATCTAAAAAAACTTTTCGATTTTTTTAGGGAAAAGAAACTTTTGATGACTGGCCCCTTCTTTCGGCCTTAATGGGCATGGCTGAACCGCTGAAGGCCCACTTTGGTTAGCGAACGAACGCGGAGATTCTGGGGGGTCCTGCGGTGAAATCACCGGACTCTAGTCACCATGGTTAccgtcgccgccgcagccgcctgcTACGACGAGGAGGTTCACAGCCGTGCCGCGCTGCGGGAGGCCTTCGGAGACTCAACAGACAGCGATTCCGACGCGCCCCGCGGCGCGGCTAGCACGCCACCGGTTCAAGGGGCGGGCCGCGAGCGCTGGagatgggcggcggtggcggaagtAAGGGGCCTGTGGCTCTGCGCCGCCTTCCTCTCGCCCGACGAGCAGTCGCGCCTTCTCGCCGCGATCCAACGAGGTGAGTAGCCGGGTCGGTCGCCTCATGTCTTCCTCTGGCTATCTTTTTAGCTGGGCACTGTGTCCATATTTGGTTCCAGCCACCAAATCTCAGAGGAATTTTTTTTTTGAGGCAAATCTCAGAGGAAATTTAGGTCTAGCTTGCTATCGCTTATATGAATCCTAAATGTGTATGAGATGATTCAAAGTGTTGATGTGCCCATTTGTGTTTCTTTTGCAGAAGAATGGTTCAGTGATGCACACAACCAAGTAACTTTATTTCCCCTCGATTGTTTCAGATCTGGGAAATGTGCTTTACATTTTCATCAGTCGGTTTTAATGTTGAGAAATCTTTCAAAATCGATGTACTAGGCAATGAGATTTGGTGATCTCCCTCCATGGGCTGTCGAACTTTCGGCACTTGTTAGGGAAGCTATTTGCGTTGGTAGTGTTGATGATGCTAGTGTTGGCACTAGGTGGATGAACGAGGATGAAGACGCATGTCCTTTGCCGTCAGATTTACTGTGGAGAGAACCGCTTTTTGATCAACTGATTGCAAACACATACAAGCCAGGTGAGGTATGGAACTTTTATTCTCCTCCATAGTTTGGAGCCTATGTGTAACATCAAGCATGCAGATAGTGCTATAATTCAGATAGTCTTTCTTCAATATATATCCACAAAGGCAACTACACAAGTAAAGCAGCGGGAtacaattttcttttctttttgttgagaGTATTACATTTTTTCCTGTCATCTATTGTAACAAACTGATATTGCAATGTAGGGTATCTGTGCCCATGTTGATCTCATGCGCTTCGACGACGGGATCGTTATAGTCTCTCTCGAGTCTGCATGCGTGATGCGCTTCAGTCGAGAAGGTGCTGCCTGTGATACGCAAAAGCCCGGGGAGAGCGAATGTACAAACGTTCCCGTCTACCTGAACCCAGGCTCACTTGTTGTAATGTCAGGCGATGCACGGTATCACTGGAAGCATGAGATCAACCGCAAGCCAGGTGCTCAGCTCTGGAATGGGATGGAGCTTGAGCAGCATAGAAGAACTTCAGTTACTCTGAGGAAACTCAGGGCTTCTCCCAACTAAAATTGGCATTGTTAACATTTGTTGCATAATGTTATCGTTTTGGCAATGTTGTATACCAATTATTTCGCAGTGTATCATGGAGAAGTTTAATTAGGTTGCTACAGAAAATCAGCTAAATGTTTGCTTTGGGCATGTGAATACAATGCTATGTATTTAACAAAATATTGTTGACTGTTTAGAAACTATGCTTGCAAGATTTATTTTTCTTTCTGCAGTCAtatgatctactccctccgtcccaaaataagtgtctcaactttgtatacTAAGgtggagacacttattttgggacagagggagtataaaatattGTCGAACCAGGCTGTAATACATGAATACACCAATTCTCTAGTCATGACGTTAGTTGTTGATCTTTTTTCCTTAATCAGTTGATCATGGTGATATTTACAACCATCCTAGCACCATGTGTTTTTCTTTAAGCACAACTGCAAGTGTGTATAAAGAGCACTCATTAATTCCATAACAAACAATGCACACGGCACACATTTTAGTTGATGGCTGGTGAACTGGTGATGGCTCAGTAACTGGGCCTCATACATGATTTAGATAATTGATGCGCATGGTTCTTAACCACCACAGGTCGCCAGTGAGTGTTCAGCGGTAGCAGGGCATAGGGTATTCGGTTGCTTGGGAACGATCCGCCCAGGGGTAGGGTTGATCCCCACTCACCGAACCCTCCATTCACTCTAAGGCCAACTTCAACGCTCAGACCCTAAACAGATGTCTGTTTTCTTTAGATTTTGTCCGTTTGGATCGAAAAAACGGACACACACGTCCAGATGTCGTCCTCCGGCCGCTGCATCCTAAATTTTTGTCCACTTTTGGACTATCAAATTAGACCTAAATAGACAATGCAAAtaattttaatatatatatatatatatatatatagtgttactattcatcacccagggtgcagaataagttattcttcacccgaggtaattttacgatcatttcataattaaattacgtttggaattcaaatagttacatttctattgattcactacgtaaaatttgacataaaaaaagtaaaaatataggtcataagacaagaaaatttgcagtttatgtgtattttagactatgtttttacgtttgtaattttacataatataaaatattttttacggcgttTATATATTTTCTTATGATCCCTTTTTGCgttggaaataagacaaaacttatatatatatataggaaaatagtTGTGTACTCCTGGGAGTACGTACTCCCGCTCCTCATATACAACATAGATGAATCTTTTGtacctttttattatttttaatatacttcattagtAATTATTAGATACCCCAAAATGAGTTTCATGAAAAAATTCATGTGAGTCTATGTATTTTTAAATATTTACGTATATACTGATGTGTTTGTACGTGAAAAGATATATTACAAAAAGTACGTCGCAGATGATATTTTTTCAACTAAACTCATATTGGGGTATCTTAGaatatttaatgaagtatattGAGAATAATAAAGAGATACAATTAATGCGTATATGAGGTATATTGAGGATGGGAGTACATACTCCCAAGAGTACAGAAGAggagtatatatatgtatatatatatatatatagagagagagagagagagtgacacTATTCTGATCCTAGGATCAGAATACTTATTCTGGTCATGGCGCCTCTATATAGACGAGATTGACATTTCCCGAAATTTCAAACCGGTCGACCGAAGGAAAAAAAACACAGCTACCCCTAACCTCCCATGTCCCCTGCCTTCTGGACATCCTCTATCAAATCGCCGCCACATCTCCCGCTCGGCCGACGCCCTCCTCCACGGCCGGCGCGCCACCACACCCGCGCCGGCGCGCATCCTCCCGTGTGGCCGGCGCCCCTCCAGACccatccccctccccccccccccgcgcccagCGCCACCTACCTTCCACCCCAACGGCCGGCGCGCCTCCTTCCGCGTGACCGAGGCACCTCTTCCGCCATGGCCGGCAAGCCTCCTCCCGCCTCCACCCTCAGATCCATCCATCGCAGGGCCCCAGAACCCCGCATGCTGTTTTCCGGGCCATGGATTCCCATGCGCCGCTGTAGGGCCCTGGATCCCAAGCGTCGCTGCCATCGGGGTCCTGGCTCGCCTGCCACATCACCGCTGGGACCTCGGCTCCCTCGTGCGTCGCAGGGGCGCCCCTCCACCCCCtcccccctgaaggaaatatgccctagaggcaataataaagttattatttatttccttatatcatgataaatgtttattattcatgctagaattgtattaaccggaaacataatacttttgtgaatacataaacaaataaagtgtcactagtatgcctctacttgactagctcgttaatcgaagatggttatgtttcctaaccatagacatgagttgtcatttgattaacgagatcacatcattaggagaatgatgtgattgacatgacccatttcattagcttagcacccgatcgtttagtatgttgctattgctttcttcatgacttatacatgttcctatgactatgagattatgcaactcccgtttaccggaggaacactttgtgtgctaccaaacgtcacaacgtaactgggtgattataaaggtgctatataggtgtctccaaaggtacatgttgggttggcgtatttcgagattaggatttgtcactccgattgtcggagaggtatctctgggccctctcggtaatgcacatcacttaagatgatgtattatagaacgagtaaagagacgtgccggtaacgagattgaactaggtattgagataccgatgatcgaatctcgggaaagtaacata
This window contains:
- the LOC123131074 gene encoding signal peptidase complex catalytic subunit SEC11C, which gives rise to MKIRHALTQSVTFLVMVVALLVLVPEGIMLVTGVKTPAMAVLSESMEPGIKKGDMVFVHNMSNEPFHVGEIILFKVDGFEHPVVHRVIKVHEHRDTGEIRILTKGDNNSVDDRFLYASGQLWLQPHDIIGRVAGYLPYAGWPTVFISESYKMLLNGRSTTTPEVYWVTM
- the LOC123131075 gene encoding alkylated DNA repair protein ALKBH8 homolog — protein: MVTVAAAAACYDEEVHSRAALREAFGDSTDSDSDAPRGAASTPPVQGAGRERWRWAAVAEVRGLWLCAAFLSPDEQSRLLAAIQREEWFSDAHNQAMRFGDLPPWAVELSALVREAICVGSVDDASVGTRWMNEDEDACPLPSDLLWREPLFDQLIANTYKPGEGICAHVDLMRFDDGIVIVSLESACVMRFSREGAACDTQKPGESECTNVPVYLNPGSLVVMSGDARYHWKHEINRKPGAQLWNGMELEQHRRTSVTLRKLRASPN